CGTGGCGAGGGCGGGGGCCTCGTCCGTGTGGGTGTAGATGATGGTCGAGTCAGTCACCGTAGCTCCAGCTTCCACGTCTGCAACGTCTTGACGTCAAGATATCTCGTCCCGGGGGTGTCTCCGCAACCAACCCCCCGGGCGGCGGTCATCCGGCCTCCGCGCGGGCGGCGATGTTGCGGGCCATCCCGCCGAAGACGGCCGCGTGGAACGGGGCCACCGACCACCAGTAGGCCTGTCCGGCCAGGCCGTGCGGGTGGAACAGGGCGCGCTGGCGGTAGCGGGAGCCGGTGCCGTCGGGGGTGACGGTGAGTTCCAGCCAGGCCAGTCCGGGCAGCCGCATCTCGGCGCGCAGGCGCAGCAGCCGGCCGGGTTCGATCTCCTCGACCCGCCAGAAGTCGAGCGAGTCGCCGACCCTCAGCCGTCCGGGTGAACGCCGGCCGCGGCGCAGGCCGACGCCGCCGGCCAGCCGGTCGAGCAGGCCGCGCACCGTCCAGGCGAGCGGGAGGGAGTACCAGCCGTTCTCGCCGCCGATGCCCTCGACCACCCGCCACAGCGCCTCGGGCGGGGCGGCCACCGAGCGCTCGCGGACGTCCTGGTAGAGGCTGCCGCCGGCCCAGTCCGGGTCGGTGGGCAGCGGGTCGCTGGGGACGCCGGGCAGCGAGGCGGAGGACCAGCGGGTGTCCACCTCGTCGTCGCGGATCCGGCGCAGGGCCAGCGCGACGGCGCGGTCGAAGCCGATCGGGCCGCCGGGCGGGTCGGGGATCCAGCGGTCCAGGTCCCGTTCGGAGCGGACCACCTCGTGGCGCAGCGACTCGACCAGCGGCCGGGCCAGGCCGCTGGGCACGGGGGTGACCAGGCCGACCCAGTGCGAGGACAGGTTGGGGGTGAGGACGGGCACCGAGACGATCAGCCGGCGCCGCAGGCCCGCGAGGCGGGCGTAGCGCTGCATCATGGCGCGGTAGGTGAGCACCTCGGGGCCGCCGACGTCGAAGACCCGGTCGGTGGCGGGGTCGTCGGGCAGGTGGGCGGCGCCGAGCAGCAGGCGCAGCACGTCGCGGACGGCGATCGGCTGGATGCGGGTGTCGACCCAGCGCGGGGTGACCATCACGGGGAGCCGTTCGGTGAGGTGGCGCAGCATCTCGAAGGAGGCCGAGCCGGAGCCGATCACCACGGCGGCGCGCAGTTCGGTGACGGGGGTGCCGCCCTCGCGCAGGGCCCGCCCGGTGGCGACCCGGGAGCGCAGGTGCGGGGAGAGCAGCCCCTCGGGCAGGTCGGGCGGGACGAGGCCGCCGAGGTAGACGATCCGCCGGACGCCGGCCCGGGCGGCGGCCCGGCCGAAGGACTGGGCGGCCTCCCGGTCGGTGCGTTCGAAGTCGGGGCCGCTGCCGAGCGAGTGCACCAGGTAGTAGGCGACGTCGACGCCGTCGAAGGCCCCCTCCAGGGTGGGCGGCCGGGTGACGTCGCCGGTGGCGGTCTCGACGGCGGCCCGCCAGGGGTGGTCGCGCAGCCGGGCCGGATCGCGCACCAGGCAGCGCACCTGCGCGCCGTCGGCCAGTAGTTCGGGCACCAGTCGCCCGCCGAGGTACCCGGTCGCCCCGGTCACCAGACATCGCACGCCGCCGTCTCCCGTCCTCCCCCCGGGTCTCCCGGTCCGGTTCCCCGTTCCGGTCTTCTGCCCCGGTCTTCGGTGCCCGCCCCGGGCCGGATCGCTCCCGTCCAGCCTCCGCCTCCTGTGGACGGAGCGCCAAGCGGGTGTGGACCTGGTGCCAATCCGGCGGGCCGGGGCGCGGCTACGGTGGGTGTCGTTCAGGGAAGACACCGCGCTCCGCGAGGTGCCGGACCCCCTCCCGATGTGGCGGGAGGGACCCTTCCGATGTGGCGGGAGGGCGTGCCGGTGCCAGGGGTGCGGGGGTGTCGCGGCGGACTGCGCTCCGCCCGCACGGGCAGGTCGCCGGTCCGGACAGTGCTTTCCCCAGCGCCGCTGTCCGGACCGGCGGCACATGCTTCGGCGGGCCCGCGCCCGGCCGCCCGCACGCCTTCCCGTCCCCGGCCGCCCGCACGCCTTCCCGTCCCCGGCCGCCCGCACGCCTTCCCGTCCCCGGCCGCCCGCGTGCCTTCCCGGGCCCGGCCCGGGTCAGTGCGGCCGGGCGGACCGGATGCTGCGCCCGGTGACGGTGGTCGGGGTCAGCCGGACCCAGCGGCCGTGCGCGGCCGGCTCGGGCAGTTCGGCGAGCAGGGCCGGTTCGGTGACGTACTCCAGCGGGCCGACCATCAGCACGCTCCAGCCCTCGTGCAGGTCCCGGTCGGCGCGGTCGACCTCGAACGCGGCGTCGCCGCCCGGGCCGGGGGCCAGCGACCCGTCCTCGGTGGTGCGGTACAGGACGGCGTGCTCGTGCACCAGGTAGCCGACGGGGCGCACCACCGGGCCCTCGGGGCCGGTGCGGGCGATCCGGCCGAGGCCGCCCACGCCCAGGCGCTGCCAGCACTCGGCGACGCCGAGCTCGCGCAGGACGGGCGGTCCGGCCAGGGCGGGGCCGCCGGTGCGGTCGACCCGTTCGGCGGGCCGGCCGGCCACCAGTTCCTCGTACTCCAGGGCGAGGACGGCGGACAGCCGCAGCAGCGCGGGCGGGTCGAAGTCGGGGCCGAGTTCCAGGACGCGGTGCAGGTAGGCGGTGGACATGCCCGCCCTGGCCGCCGCCTGCGCCTCGGTGAGCCCGAGGTCGGCGAGGCGGTCGGCGAAGCGGCGGGCGAGCGCGGCCGCGGGGGCGTGTTCGGTGGTCACGTCGGTCACCTCCCGGGGATCGTCGCTCCGGCCGGTCGGGGGGCGGTTCCTCCCGATGTGTCCGGTCGGCACCTCCATGGTGCGTGACCGGGGGCCCGGCGCGGCAGGGGCCTTGGACCCTGACCGGAGCACCGGATTCCGCTCCGGCGGCCCGGACCGGGACCAATGGCCCTGGGCCGCCGGGCCCGCCGACCCTGGCGGTCCCGCCCGGGCGGGGGCAGAGTGGGCCGCGAACCCGATGCCGGGCGGTGGAGGCCCGCGGGGATTCGCACAGGGAAGGCACTGCCATGACTCGTCCCGTTCTCGCCGCTGTCGACGCGTCCGTCCGCAGTCGGGCCGCCGCGCACTGGGCCGCCCAGGAGGCCGGCCGGCGCGGAGCCCCGCTGCGGCTGCTGCACGCCTGGCCCTACCTGGGCCGCAAGGCGAACGACCTGGTGAAGGCCGACGACCTGGAGAGCGGCGCGCGCACCATGCTGGACGACGTCGCCAAGGAGCTGACGGCCGCCTACCCGGGCCTGGAGGTGACCGGCGAGCTGGTGCCGGACGCGGCGATCGACGGGCTGACCGAGGCCGCCGGGCAGGGCGAGCTGCTGGTGATCGGCACCCGCGGCCTGGGCGGCTTCCGCGGGCTGCTGGTCGGCTCGGTCAGCCTCGGCGTGGCGGGCCGCTCGGCGGCGCCGGTGGTACTGGTCCGCGAGGGCCGCCCCGACCCGGTCTCGCACGAGCCCGAGGTGGCGGTCGGCCTGGACGCGCTGGAGCCGGACGGCGCGGTGCTGGAGTTCGCCTTCGAGGCGGCCCGGCTGCGCAACGCCCGGGTGCGGGTGGTGCACGGCTGGGAGCTGCCGCCGGCCTACGGGTACGCCGGGTGGATCCCGGTGGAGACCGAGCAGCAGGAACTGGGCGCGCTGGCGGCCGGCATGGTCGCCGAGGCGGTCGCCCCGTGGCGGGAGAAGTACCCGCGCACCCTGGTCCTGGAGGACGTGCGCACCGGCGGCGGCGCGGCCGCGCTGGTCGAGGCGTCCGAGCAGGCCGACTTGGTGGTGGTCGGCCGCCGCCGGCGCACCCTGGGCCTGGGCGGCAAGCTCGGCTCGGTCGCCCACGCGGTGATCCACCACGCGCAGGCGCCGGTCGCGGTCGTCCCGCACGACTGAGCCCGTCCCCCGGTTCCGGCCGCCCCACTGCCCCCGCCTCCTCGGCGGCAGCGGGGCGGTCGGTCGTCACGGCGCCGGGCCCGGTCGGGTCGCGGCCTCGAAGCGGCAGGCCAGCAGCGTGGCGTCGTCCTCCGACAGCGGGCCGGACATCTCGCGCACCACCGCGTCCACCAGTTCCTGGAGGTCGGGGCCGGTCGCGCAGTCGGCGACGGCGTGCGTCCGGACGGCCTCGCACAGGGCCTCCAGCCGGACGTCGATGTCCTGGTCGCGGCGCTCGATCAGGCCGTCGGTGTACAGCAGCACGGTGTCGCCGGGGAGCACGCGCGTCTCCACCGCCCGGTAGGCGACGTCGGGCAGGACGCCCAGCGGCGGGCCGGTCTCCGGCTCCATCAGGGCGACCCGGCCCTCGCGCAGCAGGACCGGCGGCGGGTGGCCGGCGCAGATCCAGCGCAGCAGCCGCCGGTCGGGGTAGTAGCGGGAGACCACCGCGGTGGCGGTGGCCTCCTCGCCCTCGTCGCAGGCGATCCGGTTGAGCCAGCCGCCGAGCGACTCCACCAGCGCGCCGGTGAACGCCAGGCCCGCCAGCGCGTGCCGCAGCATCGACATCAGGGCGACCGCGTCCAGGCCGTGCCCGCGCGCGTCGCCGACCGCCAGCAGCACCTGTCCGTCCGGGAGTTGGCGGACCTTGAACCAGTCGCCGCCGACCCCGCCCTCGGCCGGGCGGTAGGCCGCCGCGGTGCTGACGCCGAGCCCGGTCAGGAGGGCGGAGTGCGGTTGCAGGGCGTCCTGGAGGCGCTGGACGACGTGGTGCTCGGCGTCGGCCCGGCGGGCCTGCCGCTCGGTCTCCTCCTCCTGCTGGCGCAGCAGCCGCCGGCTCTCGGCCAGCTCGGTGACGTCCTGCAGCACCGCCCGCAGGCCCTCGACCGGGCCGCCCTCCTCGCGCAGCGCCTCCGCCACCAGCCGGACCCGGCGCGGCCGGCCGACCCCGTACAGCTCGGTCAGCACGTCGATGTCCTCGCCGGTGGACAGCAGCCGGTCGAGGTCCCGGTACAGGGCGGGGCGGGCGGTCTCGGTGACCCGGCGCAGCACCTGGCCCGCCGGGACGGTGTCCGTCTCGGGGGCGAGGCCGAGCAGCACGGCGAGGCCGGGCGAGATGTCGAGCCGGCCGTCGGGCAGGCTCCACTCGGCCCAGCCGACCCGGGCGATGCGCTGCGCGGCGCGGGCGATCTCCTCGGTGCGGTCGTCCGGCCACACCAGCAGCAGCCGGCGGCCCAGCCGGTGCGCGGTGACCCTCTCGTGCCGGGCCCGGGTGCTGCCGTCGGACATCGTGTGGCGCCAGTGCACCGGCACCGCGCGGGCCGCGTACCCGGTGCGCAGCACCTCGCCGACGGTGTCCGCGAACGCCGCCGTCCACAGGCCCGGGTACGCCTCGCGCAGCGAGACGCCGCGCCCCTCGGGGGTGTCCCGGTGCACCTGGCCGGGGTGGTACGGGTTGCGGACCGCGGCCTCGTTGACGATCACCGCGGCCAGGTCGCGGACGGCGCCGGACTCGTCGAGCACCGGCTCGGCCAGCACCGCGGCCTGCGGGACGGCGTCGAGCAGGTGGTGCAGGTCGAGGTCGGGCGGCCGGGCCAGGTCCGGGTCGAGCGCGGCCTCCGGGACGAGCGGCGGCGGCACGTCCGACCCGGCGGGCCGGGCCAGCCGGTGCTCCGCGCGCAGCCGCTCGACGGTGCGGCGCAGGGACTCGCCCTGGTCGGCCTGCTCCGGTCGCCCGTCCACGCCCGCCCCTCTCGCTCGCCGGGCGCCGCCCGCCCGGCACCCGCCCGCTCGGCGTTCTCCGCCACTGTTCCGGCCGCCCGTCCCCCCGGCGACCCCGGCGGACCGGACGGGTGAGCGGGCCCGGAAAGCGGTCGACCCGGGTGACAGGATCGACGGCGTGGGAGCGGACATCAGCGGGTTCGTGGAGTGCCGGCCCAGGTACGGGGGCGGGAAGTGGCGGGCCGCGCTCGACCTGGGCCTGATCCACGACGCCCGGGACCACGACGCGTTCGGCTGCCTCTTCGGCGTCCGCAACTACGCGAACTTCCGCCCGCTGGCGGCCGATCGGGGCCTGCCGGAGGACGCCACGGCGGAGGCCCGGGCGGAACGGGAGCGGGTCCTGCCGTACTTCGGCACCACCTGGACCGGCTGGGACGAACTCGCCGCCGTCGACTGGGACGAGCCCGCCGAGGACACCGACGGCCGGCTGCACCGGTTCCGGGAGACCGCGAACGGCCTGCGGCCGGCGGGCAAGGCCGCCTGGTCTCCACCGGCCACGACCCGGCCACCGCCGTCCCCTCCGTCCCGCCCCGGGCCTGACCGCCCGCCGGGCCCGGCCCCGGAAGGGTGTACTGCGGGTGCACGCCTCGTCGGTGACTCGCTGCGGGCGCCGGGAGGGGGTTGGCTGGACGGTGCGGGCGCCCGGCCCCTTCGGGCGCCACGAGAATCCGCACGCACCGCAGACCGCACGCACCGCAGATCGCACGCACCGCAGAGAGGAACCGACCGCCATGGAGTTCGTCCAGCCCGGTCCCACCAGCAAGGCCCCTTCCGACTGGTTCACCGGCGACGTCTGGTGGGACGTCGTCGCCGCCGGGCAGGAGCCCTCCCGGCTGCGGGCCAACCTGGTGCGCTTCTCACCCGGAGCCCGCACCCACTGGCACGTCCACGCGCTCGGGCAGACGCTGCACGTCGTCTCCGGCACCGCGCTGGTCGGCACCCGGGACGGCACGGTGTTCGAGGCCCACCCCGGCGAGACGGTCTCCTGCCCGCCCGGCGAGGAGCACTGGCACGGCGCCGCGCCCGACCGCTTCATGGCGCACCTCGCCCTGTGGGAGGCCACCGGCGACGGCACCCCCGAGACCAGTTGGGCCGAACCCGTCACCGACCGGCAGTACGGCGCCCCGCGCACCCGTCGGCCGTAGGCCCCGCTCGACGGGCGACCCGGCGGCCCGGTGACAACGGCGGCCCGGCGAGCGCGTGACATCCGTCATGGGCGATCACGGACCGTCGGCACTGCCGGGCCTCTCCCGCCCTCCGGGAGGATCGTTCCCACCGCACGGAGCGGAACACCACGACCAGGGGGCCGACTTGACCAGGAACCAGCAGCGCACGCCGGAGCTCGTCACGGGGACCGGCGGGGAGCCGGGGGCGGCCGGGCCGCGGCGGGTCGTCCTGCTGCTGCCCGGCGGGGCGGTGGACGGGCACGGGCGGCCCTCCCGGCTGGCCGAGCTGGGGATGGGCGTGCCGACCCGGCTGCTGGCCGCGGCCGGGCGGGCGGACGGGGTGGAGGTGGTGCGGCTGCGCTACCGGTACCGGGGGTGGAACGGGCCGGAGGCGAGCACCCTGGCCGACACCGGGTGGGCGCTGGACGCGCTGCGCCGCACGCACGGGAACGACGTCCGGGTGGTGCTGCTGGGCAACTCGCTCGGCGGGCGGGCCGCGTTCCGCGCGGCGGACGGGCCGGGGGTGGTCGCGGTGGCCGGGGTCGCGCCGTGGCTGCCGGAGGGCGACCCGGTCGGGCAGTTGGCCGGACGTCCCGCGCTGATCGTGCACGGCGACCGCGACCGGGGCGAGGCCGGTGCCGCGCGGTCGCTGGCGTACGCCGAGCGGGCCCGCGCGGTCACCGGGGTGCGCCGCCTGGAGGTGGCGGGGGCCGGACACTTCCTGCTCGCCCGGGCCGAGGACGCCTGGGCCCCGGCCGTCGGCTTCGCCGTCGACGCGCTGGCCGGGCGCGACCCTTCCACCGGCTGCCGCCGGAGGACCCGGCCGCCCGCTGCGCACGCCCGCACCGGTCGGGGCCGGGGCGCGGCGCTGAACCGCACGGCCGAACCCCGGTGCCGGACGGCGCGGTCGGAGCGCACCGGCCGGAGCGCACCGGCCGGACGCGCGGGCGGGTCAGGGGGTGGCGGAGGCGCTCGCGCCGGGCAGGTCGTCGACCTTGATGTCGTACTTGACGTCCGTGCCCGTCACCGAGGTGACGGTGACGGTGAGGCCCAGCGAGCTGCCGTCCTCGGCGGTGAGCCGGCAGCGCATGGTGGTGCCGACCTTGCCGACCAGGTCCTCGGGGCAGGTGACGGTGGGCTCGGGCTGGTTGTACTGCTCGGCGAGCGTCTTGGCGGTCTGCTGGCCGAGCTTCTCGGCGGAGACCTTCGGCAGCGCCGCGTCGTCCGACGCCGCCTTGGACCCGGTCGCCCCGGGGGCGGACGTGGAGGACCGGACGGTGCCCACGTGCACCTCGGCGGAACAGCCCGCCAGGACGGCTGCCGCGGCGGCGGCCGCGGCCATCGACGCGATCTTGGCACTGCGCGTTGCGAACACTTCGGCTCCTGCTCTCCCCGTACGCGCCGGACCCCTGCGGAGCCCCGCGCCTGCCTGGACGAAAGCCGGAGCCTAACACTCCACCACCGGCGCCCCGGGGCCGTCGGCCGCCGCCGCCGGGCGACGGGCCGTCACGTCCCGGCCGGGACAGGCTCGTTCGCCCCCGCAGCCGCCCGTCCGGATGCCGAGACGCCCGTCCCGACCGCCGGGCGCGGGCCGTCCGGCCGGGACGTGGCGGCGCGCTCCCGACGGTGCGTCATGTTCCGTACCCGCCAACTCCCCCGGGGCGGCACCGGCCCGGCGATCACGGTCCGCGGGTCGGGCACGGGGTCGGGGGCGGAAGCCCGGGCGGAACGGGCGGTCCGGTCCTGTCACAAGCCTTGACGGTCCACCGACCAGGCACCTACGGTGCGGTCACCGATGGCCCCGGGCGGGTGGCCACGGCTCCCCCACCCCGCGCCAGGAAGGGCGACCGCGTTGCCCGTGCACCCGCTCCCCCACCCGATCGGTGCCACCCGTCAGCCGGACGGCACCCTCCCCTTCCCGACCCCCTGCCCCGAGGGCCCGCCGGACGGCGTGCCGAGCGCACCGCCCGGGCCGACGCTGGCCCAGGTCGCGGCCCGCGCGGGCGTGTCCAGCGCCACCGCGTCCCGGGTGCTGAACCGGTCCGCGCCGGTGTCCGCCGAGATCGCGGCGCGCGTCGAGCGCGCGGCCCGCGAGTTGAGCTACGTCCGCCGCCGGGCGCCCGCCGCGACGGCCCGCGACACCGGGGCGATCGCCGTGGTGGCCTTCGCGGACGTGCTGCGCTTCCACGCCGACCCGTTCCCGGTGCGGCTGCTCGCGGGCGCCCAACGGGTCGTCCCGGAACGGGAGTTGGTGGTGCTGACGGCGGGCCCGGGCCCGGCCCGGCCGTCGCTGGTGCGCTACCTGTGCGGCGGGCACGTGGACGGCGTGCTGCTGGTCGGGCGGTGGGGCGACCCCGCGCTGCCGGGGCTGTTGCAGGCCGCGGGCGTGCCGGTGGTGTCGCTGGGGCGGCCCCCGCAGTCGCAGCGCCTGGCACACGTGGACGCCGACAACCTGAGCGGCGCCCGGGCCGCCGTGAACCTGCTGCACCGGGCCGGGCGGCGGCGGATCGCCACCATCGCCGGGCCGCCGGACACCGCCGCGGGCGCCGACCGGCTGGCCGGCTACCGGCGGGCGCTGGCCGACCAGGGCGACCCGGCCCGCTGCGCGGTGGCGTACGGCGACTTCGGGTCGCGCTCCGGCGAGCACGCGATGCTCCGGCTGCTCGACCAGTACCCGGACGTGGACGCGGTGTTCGCCGCCTCGGACGCGATGGCGATGGGCGCGCTGCGGGCGCTGCACCGGCTCGGGCGGCGGGTGCCGGACGACGTGGCGGTGATCGGCTTCGACGACTCCCCGGCCGCCGCGACGGCCCGGCCCGGCCTGACCACCGTCCGCCAGCCGGTCGAGGACCTGGGCGCCCGGGCGGTGGAGCTGCTCCAGGACGCGGCGCCGGGCCGCTCGGTGGTGCTGCCCACCCACCTGGTGGTGCGCCAGTCCTGCTGACGGCCGGCCCGCCCCCGCGGTGCGAGCCGCGGGGGCGGACCACCGAGGAGGCCGCGTACGAGAAGGTGCTCTGGTTCGAGCTGCTGCACCACGACCCGGGCCCGGGGCGCGCCACGACCCGGACCACCCGTCGGCCGGGGCCCCGGCGCCGGGCCCGTTCGCACCGGGCGGCGGGCACTGGTACAAGCGGGCGGCGGACTGTCGAACGACTGTCGAACGCGCCCCCGGCGGGGTGGCGGACCGGGCCGCCGCGCCTGGCGCACGCAGGCGAAAGAGCTGTCGAATATCCGTCGAACGCGGGGCCGCGAAAGGTTTCGACGGGGCGTCGACCACCCCGTGCGGCGGGGTTCCCGGGGCTCCGGGCCGTGTAACTTTCACCGCGGCCGCGCCACTGACCTGCGATTTTACCCGCTCCCGCCACGGGGTCGTTGTCGGGCGGGTGGACCGGGCCGCTTTCTGGTCCCCCCACCCGTGAGCTAGGAGATCCCCCCATGACCCCTGTGCCCCTGGAGCGCCGGGCCGCCTCGCGGCCCCCGCTGCGCGGACGCCGGCCGGTGCTGGCGACGGTGGCCGCCGCAGCCGCCCTCGCCGCCTGCGCGGCGACCGCGGCGCTGTCCCAACCGGCCGCCAGCGCGGCCGAGTCGGCCACCGCGGCGAGCCAGCCGTACAGCTGGAACAACGTGCAGATCGGCGGTGGCGGGTTCATCCCGGGCATCGTCTTCAACCAGGGGCAGCAGGGCCTGGTGTACGCCCGCACCGACATCGGCGGCGCGTACCGGCAGGACCCGGCCACCAAGCAGTGGATCCCGCTGCTGGACTCGCTGGGCTGGGACGACTGGGGCCTGACCGGCGTGGCGAGCCTCGCCACCGACGCCAGGGACCCGAACCGGGTCTACCTCGCGGCGGGCACCTACACCAACAGCTGGGACCCGGCGAACGGCGCGATCCTGCGCTCGACCGACCAGGGAAAGACCTGGCAGCGCACCACCCTGCCGTTCAAGATCGGCGGCAACATGCCGGGCCGCGGCGCGGGCGAGCGCCTGACCATCGACCCGAACAACAGCGCGGTGCTGTGGTTCGGCGCCCCGAGCGGCAAGGGCCTGTGGCGCAGCGCCGACTACGGCGTGACCTGGTCGCAGGTGAAGGCGTTCCCGGTGACCGGCACCTACGCGCCGGACCCGACCGACACCTCGGGCTACCAGAGCGACCCGCTGGGCGTGCTGTGGGAGGTGTTCGACCAGGGCAGCGGCACCGTCAACGGCGTCACCAAGGCCGTGTACGTCGGCGTCGCGGACAAGCAGAACAGCGTCTACCGCTCGGACGACGGCGGCACCACCTGGACCAGGATCGGCGGCCAGCCGACCGGCTTCGTCCCGCACAAGGCCGTCCTGGACGGCTCCGGCAACCTGTTCGTCTCGTACTCGGACACCGGCGGCCCGTACGACGGCGCGCACGGCGACGTGTGGAAGTACGCGACCGGCACCGGCGCCTGGACGAACGTCAGCCCGGTGCCGTCCTCGGACAGCAGCAACAACTTCTTCGGCTACTCGGGCCTGACCGTCGACCGCCGGCACCCCAACGTGCTGATGGTGACGGGCTACAGCTCGTGGTGGCCGGACACCCAGATCTGGCGCTCGACCGACTCGGGCGCGACCTGGAAGCCGTTCTGGTCGTACAACGGCTACCCGACCCGGGTCGACCAGTACTCCATCGACATCTCCTCGGTGCCGTGGCTGACCTTCAACGCGAACGTCTCCGCGCCGGAGGAGTCGCCGAAGCTCGGCTGGATGACCGAGTCGCTGGAGATCGACCCGTTCGACTCGGACCGGATGATGTACGGCACCGGCGCGACGCTGTACGGCTCCTCGAACCTGACCGATTTCGACAAGGGTGCCAAGGTCGGCATCGCCCCGGTGGTCAAGGGCCTGGAGGAGACCGCGGTCAACGACCTGGTCTCGCCGCCGACCGGCGCGCCGCTGCTCAGCTCGCTGGGCGACCTCGGCGGGTTCCGGCACGACGACCCGACCAAGGTCCCGGCGAAGATCTTCTCCCAGCCGAACCTGACCTCCGGCACCTCGATGGACTTCGCCGCGGCCTCTCCGGCCACCATGGTGCGGGTCGGGGAGACCGCCTCCGGCTCGACCGAGAAGCACATCGGCTTCTCGACGGACGGCGGCGCCAACTGGTTCGCGGCCTCCGCCGAGCCGTCCGGGGTGACCGGCGGCGGGCAGGTGGCGATCTCGGCGGACGGCGCGGCCACCGTGTGGAGCCCGAAGGGCACCGGCGTGTACCGCACTTCGGGGACGGGCAGCTCCTGGACGGCGTCCACCGGCATCCCGGCGGGCGCGAGCGTGCAGGCCGACCGGGTGGACCCGAAGACCTTCTACGGCTGGTCCGGCGGCACCTTCTACGTCTCCACCGACGCGGGCGCCACCTTCACCGCCAGGGCGAGCGGCCTGCCCACCGAGTCGGTGCGCTTCAAGGCCGTCCCCGGCACCAAGGGCGACGTCTGGCTGGCCGGCGGCACCGCCACCACCGGCTACGGCCTGTGGCACTCCACCGACGGCGGCGCGACCTTCACCCGGCAGGCGGGCGTCGACCAGGCCGACAACATCGGCTTCGGCAAGGCCGCCCCCGGCAAGACCTACCCGGCGATGTACACCTCGGCGAAGATCGGCGGCGTGCGCGGCCTGTTC
The window above is part of the Kitasatospora sp. NA04385 genome. Proteins encoded here:
- a CDS encoding SDR family oxidoreductase — translated: MRCLVTGATGYLGGRLVPELLADGAQVRCLVRDPARLRDHPWRAAVETATGDVTRPPTLEGAFDGVDVAYYLVHSLGSGPDFERTDREAAQSFGRAAARAGVRRIVYLGGLVPPDLPEGLLSPHLRSRVATGRALREGGTPVTELRAAVVIGSGSASFEMLRHLTERLPVMVTPRWVDTRIQPIAVRDVLRLLLGAAHLPDDPATDRVFDVGGPEVLTYRAMMQRYARLAGLRRRLIVSVPVLTPNLSSHWVGLVTPVPSGLARPLVESLRHEVVRSERDLDRWIPDPPGGPIGFDRAVALALRRIRDDEVDTRWSSASLPGVPSDPLPTDPDWAGGSLYQDVRERSVAAPPEALWRVVEGIGGENGWYSLPLAWTVRGLLDRLAGGVGLRRGRRSPGRLRVGDSLDFWRVEEIEPGRLLRLRAEMRLPGLAWLELTVTPDGTGSRYRQRALFHPHGLAGQAYWWSVAPFHAAVFGGMARNIAARAEAG
- a CDS encoding universal stress protein, whose amino-acid sequence is MTRPVLAAVDASVRSRAAAHWAAQEAGRRGAPLRLLHAWPYLGRKANDLVKADDLESGARTMLDDVAKELTAAYPGLEVTGELVPDAAIDGLTEAAGQGELLVIGTRGLGGFRGLLVGSVSLGVAGRSAAPVVLVREGRPDPVSHEPEVAVGLDALEPDGAVLEFAFEAARLRNARVRVVHGWELPPAYGYAGWIPVETEQQELGALAAGMVAEAVAPWREKYPRTLVLEDVRTGGGAAALVEASEQADLVVVGRRRRTLGLGGKLGSVAHAVIHHAQAPVAVVPHD
- a CDS encoding pyridoxamine 5'-phosphate oxidase family protein gives rise to the protein MTTEHAPAAALARRFADRLADLGLTEAQAAARAGMSTAYLHRVLELGPDFDPPALLRLSAVLALEYEELVAGRPAERVDRTGGPALAGPPVLRELGVAECWQRLGVGGLGRIARTGPEGPVVRPVGYLVHEHAVLYRTTEDGSLAPGPGGDAAFEVDRADRDLHEGWSVLMVGPLEYVTEPALLAELPEPAAHGRWVRLTPTTVTGRSIRSARPH
- a CDS encoding DUF4333 domain-containing protein, which produces MFATRSAKIASMAAAAAAAAVLAGCSAEVHVGTVRSSTSAPGATGSKAASDDAALPKVSAEKLGQQTAKTLAEQYNQPEPTVTCPEDLVGKVGTTMRCRLTAEDGSSLGLTVTVTSVTGTDVKYDIKVDDLPGASASATP
- a CDS encoding LacI family DNA-binding transcriptional regulator, whose amino-acid sequence is MHPLPHPIGATRQPDGTLPFPTPCPEGPPDGVPSAPPGPTLAQVAARAGVSSATASRVLNRSAPVSAEIAARVERAARELSYVRRRAPAATARDTGAIAVVAFADVLRFHADPFPVRLLAGAQRVVPERELVVLTAGPGPARPSLVRYLCGGHVDGVLLVGRWGDPALPGLLQAAGVPVVSLGRPPQSQRLAHVDADNLSGARAAVNLLHRAGRRRIATIAGPPDTAAGADRLAGYRRALADQGDPARCAVAYGDFGSRSGEHAMLRLLDQYPDVDAVFAASDAMAMGALRALHRLGRRVPDDVAVIGFDDSPAAATARPGLTTVRQPVEDLGARAVELLQDAAPGRSVVLPTHLVVRQSC
- a CDS encoding PP2C family protein-serine/threonine phosphatase; amino-acid sequence: MDGRPEQADQGESLRRTVERLRAEHRLARPAGSDVPPPLVPEAALDPDLARPPDLDLHHLLDAVPQAAVLAEPVLDESGAVRDLAAVIVNEAAVRNPYHPGQVHRDTPEGRGVSLREAYPGLWTAAFADTVGEVLRTGYAARAVPVHWRHTMSDGSTRARHERVTAHRLGRRLLLVWPDDRTEEIARAAQRIARVGWAEWSLPDGRLDISPGLAVLLGLAPETDTVPAGQVLRRVTETARPALYRDLDRLLSTGEDIDVLTELYGVGRPRRVRLVAEALREEGGPVEGLRAVLQDVTELAESRRLLRQQEEETERQARRADAEHHVVQRLQDALQPHSALLTGLGVSTAAAYRPAEGGVGGDWFKVRQLPDGQVLLAVGDARGHGLDAVALMSMLRHALAGLAFTGALVESLGGWLNRIACDEGEEATATAVVSRYYPDRRLLRWICAGHPPPVLLREGRVALMEPETGPPLGVLPDVAYRAVETRVLPGDTVLLYTDGLIERRDQDIDVRLEALCEAVRTHAVADCATGPDLQELVDAVVREMSGPLSEDDATLLACRFEAATRPGPAP
- a CDS encoding cupin domain-containing protein — protein: MEFVQPGPTSKAPSDWFTGDVWWDVVAAGQEPSRLRANLVRFSPGARTHWHVHALGQTLHVVSGTALVGTRDGTVFEAHPGETVSCPPGEEHWHGAAPDRFMAHLALWEATGDGTPETSWAEPVTDRQYGAPRTRRP